One genomic segment of Pandoraea sputorum includes these proteins:
- a CDS encoding anthranilate synthase component II, whose translation MLLMIDNYDSFTYNIVQYFGELGEDVRVFRNDEISLDAIAELAPERICLSPGPSCPANAGITLDVLKRFAGEIPILGVCLGHQAIGEAFGGKVIRAQQIMHGKVSEIETTQQGVFANLPKRFTVTRYHSLAIERASLPECLEVTAWTDDGEIMGVRHKTLDVEGVQFHPESILSEHGHAVLRNFVQAAPRAAIAA comes from the coding sequence ATGCTGCTGATGATCGACAACTACGACTCGTTTACCTACAACATCGTCCAGTACTTCGGTGAACTGGGCGAAGACGTCCGAGTCTTTCGCAACGACGAAATCTCGCTCGACGCCATTGCCGAGCTTGCCCCCGAGCGCATTTGCCTCTCGCCCGGCCCGAGCTGCCCGGCCAACGCCGGCATCACGCTCGACGTACTTAAGCGCTTTGCCGGTGAAATTCCGATCCTCGGCGTCTGCCTCGGCCATCAGGCCATTGGTGAAGCGTTCGGCGGCAAGGTCATTCGCGCGCAACAGATCATGCACGGTAAAGTGAGCGAGATCGAAACCACGCAACAAGGCGTGTTCGCGAATCTGCCCAAGCGCTTTACCGTCACCCGTTACCACTCGCTCGCCATCGAGCGCGCCTCGCTGCCGGAATGTCTCGAAGTCACCGCCTGGACGGACGACGGCGAGATCATGGGCGTGCGCCACAAGACGCTCGACGTCGAAGGCGTGCAATTTCACCCCGAATCGATTCTGTCGGAGCATGGCCACGCCGTGCTGCGCAACTTTGTGCAAGCTGCGCCGCGTGCGGCCATTGCCGCCTGA